A stretch of the bacterium genome encodes the following:
- a CDS encoding terminase small subunit: protein MKKLTLKQEKFVKYYVGEANGNGSLAARKAGYSITKANNEAYKNLGRPHVLTAIRQQLEGAGLSDTYVDESTRQIIEAGLKNARQAKPSVALQAIEMVNKLKDRFPASRNLNLNANLEFHKELEGKTIEELKQILAETQENTRQVLAKMN from the coding sequence ATGAAAAAGCTGACACTAAAGCAGGAAAAATTCGTTAAATACTACGTCGGTGAAGCTAACGGCAACGGAAGCCTGGCGGCTCGCAAGGCTGGGTACTCTATTACGAAGGCCAACAACGAAGCCTACAAAAATCTTGGTAGACCTCACGTCTTGACAGCGATCCGACAACAGCTTGAAGGAGCGGGTTTGAGTGATACTTATGTTGATGAATCCACCAGACAGATAATTGAAGCAGGTCTCAAGAACGCCCGACAAGCCAAACCAAGCGTCGCCTTGCAAGCAATCGAAATGGTCAACAAACTAAAAGACCGCTTCCCAGCCTCTAGGAACTTAAACCTCAACGCTAACTTAGAGTTTCACAAAGAGCTGGAGGGTAAGACTATTGAGGAGTTAAAGCAGATACTAGCCGAAACACAAGAAAACACGAGACAAGTGTTGGCCAAGATGAATTAA
- a CDS encoding YifB family Mg chelatase-like AAA ATPase, producing the protein MLSKIHSGSLVGLEAVPVTIEVDIASQGLPSFTIVGLPDKAVEESRERVRAALKNVGADFPAKRITVNLAPADLPKEGPSFDLPIALGILLSSGQLEADIAKTLIFGELSLDGSVNSTKGALLLSLLAKEKNFDSLILPTENAIEASVVEKVKILPVKNIREVFDHFTAVSPINPFKPRKFDFAPEEEFELDMKEVKGQEQAKRALEIAAAGGHNVLLKGPPGAGKTLLARTFVSILPRLTFSEAVEVTKIFSVLGGVNGGLVTKRQFRSPHHTASSVGIIGGGANPKPGEISQSHRGVLFLDEFPEFPRNVLEALRQPLEDGFVTVSRAATNVTFPAKFVLIAAANPCP; encoded by the coding sequence ATGCTATCCAAAATCCACTCCGGTTCTCTAGTTGGCCTGGAAGCAGTGCCGGTAACAATTGAAGTTGATATTGCTTCTCAAGGGCTACCCTCATTCACAATCGTTGGTTTGCCGGACAAGGCGGTTGAGGAGTCTCGCGAGAGGGTCCGGGCCGCTCTGAAAAACGTTGGTGCTGATTTCCCCGCTAAACGCATTACGGTCAACCTTGCTCCAGCTGATTTGCCCAAGGAAGGTCCAAGTTTTGACCTGCCAATTGCTTTGGGGATTTTGCTTTCTTCGGGTCAACTTGAAGCTGATATTGCCAAGACCTTAATTTTTGGTGAGCTTTCGCTTGACGGCTCAGTCAACTCAACCAAGGGAGCTCTGCTTCTCTCACTACTAGCCAAAGAAAAAAATTTTGATTCTCTGATACTCCCGACCGAAAATGCAATTGAAGCTTCTGTCGTTGAGAAGGTAAAAATACTCCCAGTGAAAAATATCCGGGAGGTTTTTGATCATTTTACTGCTGTCTCACCCATCAACCCGTTTAAACCAAGAAAGTTTGATTTTGCTCCTGAGGAAGAGTTCGAACTAGATATGAAAGAGGTCAAAGGACAGGAACAAGCCAAACGAGCACTGGAGATTGCAGCTGCTGGTGGTCACAACGTTCTACTCAAAGGACCACCAGGGGCGGGTAAGACGCTACTGGCACGAACTTTTGTTTCGATACTGCCTCGTTTGACTTTTTCGGAAGCAGTGGAAGTTACTAAAATCTTCTCTGTTCTAGGCGGAGTCAACGGTGGTTTAGTCACAAAAAGACAGTTTCGTAGTCCCCATCACACCGCGAGTAGTGTGGGTATCATTGGTGGTGGAGCCAATCCCAAACCAGGAGAAATATCGCAGTCACACCGCGGCGTACTTTTTCTTGATGAGTTCCCGGAGTTTCCGAGAAATGTTCTCGAGGCACTGCGCCAGCCTCTCGAAGATGGGTTTGTGACGGTGTCGAGGGCAGCGACCAACGTGACTTTTCCGGCCAAATTTGTCTTGATTGCAGCGGCGAATCCTTGTCCTTAA
- a CDS encoding AI-2E family transporter: protein MTIAISKKTIFLSVFLIILLIFLWQLRTLVLSLILSYILVSGFRPLVKKTQRGFHLSYKVSAFLTFFVCFGLFFTLLGLFFSPFISQFQLFVANFPAILGEVLARAQSLGVNVSAEQLQKTLSPVLNQGIGSLINLTLSSISGFLFFVGVFVVTFYLLLEHDETLDFLASFFPGKEEKLKALEAEIERRIGGWVLGQILIAGLVGITTFAGLTVLGVNYSLTLTMIATFLSPIAGLGPLLALIPALVISAVQNPILAVWIFLFYNIIQTLKDNFLVPKVMSGIIGLNAFMILFVLLIGTVLFGFLGAVVSVPAAVGIGVIVEEIMKTKQTKK, encoded by the coding sequence ATGACAATTGCTATTTCCAAAAAAACGATTTTTCTCAGTGTTTTTTTGATCATATTATTAATTTTCCTTTGGCAGCTGCGCACCTTGGTTCTCAGTCTGATTCTTTCCTACATACTGGTTAGTGGTTTTCGTCCGTTGGTAAAAAAAACGCAGCGGGGGTTTCATTTAAGCTATAAAGTATCTGCCTTTCTCACTTTTTTCGTTTGTTTTGGGCTTTTCTTTACTCTCTTGGGTCTTTTCTTTAGCCCTTTTATTTCTCAGTTTCAACTTTTCGTAGCCAATTTCCCAGCTATTTTAGGCGAGGTCCTGGCTCGGGCTCAGAGTCTGGGGGTCAATGTTAGCGCAGAACAGCTTCAAAAAACTCTCTCTCCGGTCTTGAATCAGGGGATCGGTAGTTTGATAAATCTGACCTTGAGTTCTATTTCTGGGTTTCTTTTCTTCGTAGGGGTTTTTGTGGTTACTTTCTATCTTTTGTTGGAGCATGACGAAACACTAGATTTTCTTGCAAGTTTTTTTCCTGGTAAAGAAGAAAAGCTAAAAGCTCTTGAGGCAGAAATTGAAAGACGTATTGGTGGTTGGGTGCTTGGGCAGATTTTGATTGCTGGTTTGGTTGGTATCACAACTTTTGCTGGTCTGACTGTTCTCGGAGTAAACTATAGTCTGACCCTGACCATGATTGCTACTTTTTTGAGCCCGATTGCTGGTCTCGGGCCGTTGCTTGCCTTGATACCGGCACTCGTCATTTCTGCAGTACAGAACCCGATTCTGGCAGTTTGGATTTTTCTTTTCTACAATATCATCCAGACATTGAAAGACAATTTTTTGGTACCCAAAGTGATGAGTGGTATTATTGGTCTGAACGCGTTTATGATTCTTTTTGTTCTTTTGATTGGAACAGTTTTGTTTGGTTTTCTAGGAGCGGTAGTTTCTGTTCCCGCTGCGGTCGGGATTGGAGTGATAGTTGAGGAAATTATGAAAACAAAACAGACAAAGAAGTGA
- a CDS encoding Ig-like domain-containing protein has product MPEDQANTTNEAALEEKISSETLASSEKLGLKKRVKNWISSHRKLSLAIGLGVFLILFSTTALAYLKLNQPKTLKVGSKSVVNEFLLLQTDPINDAVGVAVNKKISFVFNQEVRLHDFEHNFSISPEVEGTFSLSASEKQVTFIPQETLLDTTSYSITISDQLRSKAGQALISTYYLVFSTDLSSNEVFFSEKDEDLVTKLLSFSSTRGSTLTVRVGKGFSDVNLNLYKADLDTLLNSFVYRAKKDIGGTNYLDYANKLVNSEKLEKLSSKEKVKDKENYFVKEEKGIYFLEAVNDGGDRVGQIWLVSNSKGLIFRQDDQKILLAGQDLDGNVLTQPIEVDFYSMLDKPTIINSAEVTDQKEISFIYPKKVDLVVGKTQGEVLIVPVAILLSQADIRVRSNLSENNEIFLYTDRPIYKKGDKIRYRGLVRKDNDAIYKMPGSQTVRVSVKSYDSKTESEKVVFQKDQTTNSGGIFSGELIAAEGTGPLTAEVLGETKENYSEASVYYEVLDYKKPNFDLTVELDKGEYLLKDKIQATIRGKYNNGTPLAKTKVNYGYVTSSYFETDKAVYNQNFNLNSWGGMCGGGFQEDQYFDSINQDSPEVTLDAKGTATVTVNTNEFKTNSSQNVTVVAIKTDENKNRIFGAGKGIVHQGNANLFIRPIKWAYLKGENLVASFYSETREGVKQGNKTFNYTISSVSYDNKTYESVEKVEISGSTKTDNNGIGIIKQKLEVQEKNSSYILRVKGTDGSGNYIDDSKSLYISDEPRGFTFFSDQNLTKLSVTAEKNSYLVGDTANLQIEVPEDIKALVTTERGRIYSSEWKEIKKGKSIFPLEINEELSPSFSLVFTFFKDGKYYSEGLSLNVPAMHKLVKVEIKTDKDQYKPSEKAKLTITTKDNSGNPIAAKISLSLVDKSIYILRKSALPAIHSSFYYFRGRSTNASSSLIKIGDYGGGGGGGGGGITADKLVDTLYWNPNLETNSSGTLTLVVPLSTYETTWKAAVYASTNTTQVGQNDLDFTVSK; this is encoded by the coding sequence ATGCCTGAAGACCAAGCAAATACTACTAACGAGGCGGCACTGGAAGAAAAGATTTCTAGTGAAACTTTGGCTAGTTCTGAGAAATTAGGATTAAAGAAAAGGGTAAAAAACTGGATTTCCTCCCACCGCAAACTTTCCTTAGCAATTGGACTAGGTGTTTTTTTAATACTTTTCTCAACTACTGCATTAGCTTACCTCAAATTGAACCAACCAAAAACTCTTAAGGTTGGTTCAAAAAGTGTGGTCAACGAATTTTTACTTTTACAAACAGATCCTATAAACGATGCGGTTGGGGTTGCGGTAAACAAAAAAATTAGTTTTGTTTTTAACCAAGAAGTAAGATTGCACGATTTCGAACACAATTTCAGTATTTCTCCAGAAGTAGAGGGAACCTTTTCGCTAAGCGCTTCAGAAAAACAGGTAACTTTCATTCCACAGGAGACTCTTTTGGACACGACTTCGTATAGTATCACCATCTCCGATCAATTGAGATCAAAAGCTGGACAAGCACTAATATCTACTTACTATTTAGTCTTTTCAACTGATCTCAGTTCTAACGAAGTATTTTTTTCGGAAAAAGATGAAGACCTAGTTACAAAGTTATTAAGCTTTTCTTCAACTAGAGGTTCAACCCTCACCGTCCGAGTTGGAAAGGGATTCTCGGATGTAAACCTCAATCTTTACAAAGCCGATTTGGATACCTTATTAAACTCCTTTGTTTACAGAGCCAAGAAAGACATAGGGGGCACTAATTATTTAGACTATGCAAATAAATTGGTCAATAGTGAGAAGTTGGAGAAACTATCAAGCAAAGAAAAGGTAAAAGACAAAGAGAACTATTTTGTTAAGGAGGAAAAGGGGATCTACTTCTTGGAAGCGGTAAATGATGGAGGTGATAGAGTGGGGCAAATTTGGCTTGTCTCGAATTCAAAAGGACTAATTTTCCGACAAGACGATCAAAAAATTCTTTTGGCGGGACAAGATTTGGATGGAAATGTTTTAACTCAACCAATCGAGGTTGATTTTTACAGCATGTTGGACAAACCAACAATTATTAATAGTGCCGAAGTAACAGACCAGAAAGAAATCAGTTTCATTTATCCAAAAAAAGTCGATTTGGTGGTTGGAAAAACTCAAGGTGAGGTTTTAATCGTTCCCGTTGCTATTTTGCTTAGCCAAGCCGATATTCGGGTCCGTTCAAATCTCAGTGAAAATAATGAAATTTTTCTTTATACTGACCGTCCAATTTACAAAAAAGGAGACAAAATCCGTTACCGTGGGCTAGTGAGAAAAGATAACGACGCTATCTATAAAATGCCGGGTAGCCAGACCGTTCGGGTATCAGTCAAAAGTTATGATAGTAAAACAGAGAGTGAAAAAGTCGTTTTCCAAAAAGATCAGACCACAAATTCCGGAGGTATTTTTTCCGGTGAGCTTATTGCAGCCGAAGGCACTGGCCCTTTAACGGCAGAAGTTCTTGGAGAAACTAAGGAAAATTATTCCGAAGCTTCTGTCTATTATGAAGTATTGGATTACAAAAAACCCAATTTTGATCTAACAGTTGAACTTGATAAGGGTGAGTATCTTCTAAAAGACAAAATACAAGCCACAATCAGAGGAAAGTATAATAACGGTACACCTTTAGCCAAAACAAAAGTAAACTATGGCTATGTCACTAGCTCTTATTTTGAAACAGATAAGGCAGTTTATAACCAAAATTTCAATCTAAACTCTTGGGGTGGTATGTGTGGGGGTGGTTTTCAGGAGGATCAATATTTTGACTCAATAAATCAAGATTCACCGGAAGTGACTTTGGATGCCAAAGGAACGGCAACCGTAACTGTCAACACAAACGAGTTTAAAACAAATAGCAGCCAAAACGTAACTGTGGTGGCAATAAAAACCGATGAGAATAAAAACAGAATTTTTGGCGCAGGTAAGGGTATAGTCCATCAAGGAAACGCAAACTTATTTATAAGACCAATCAAGTGGGCCTACCTAAAGGGCGAAAATTTGGTGGCGAGTTTTTACTCCGAGACTAGAGAAGGGGTTAAACAGGGAAATAAAACATTTAACTATACAATTAGTTCAGTTAGTTATGACAACAAAACATATGAGAGTGTTGAGAAGGTTGAAATTTCAGGATCGACAAAAACAGACAACAACGGAATAGGGATAATAAAACAAAAACTTGAAGTTCAAGAGAAAAACTCCTCCTACATTTTGAGAGTAAAGGGTACTGATGGGTCTGGAAATTATATTGATGATTCAAAATCCCTTTATATTTCTGATGAACCTAGAGGCTTTACTTTCTTCTCCGATCAAAATCTAACAAAGTTATCAGTAACCGCTGAAAAAAATTCTTATCTTGTGGGGGACACCGCTAATTTGCAAATCGAAGTACCAGAGGACATAAAAGCTTTAGTTACTACAGAAAGGGGAAGAATTTATTCTTCGGAATGGAAAGAAATTAAAAAAGGCAAAAGTATTTTCCCGCTGGAAATAAATGAAGAACTAAGCCCATCTTTTAGTCTTGTTTTTACCTTTTTCAAGGATGGGAAGTACTATTCCGAAGGCCTTTCCTTGAATGTACCTGCAATGCACAAACTCGTAAAGGTAGAAATAAAAACTGATAAGGATCAATACAAACCAAGTGAAAAAGCAAAACTTACAATCACAACCAAAGATAATTCGGGTAATCCAATTGCCGCAAAAATCTCGCTCAGCCTTGTCGATAAATCCATTTATATACTAAGGAAATCAGCTTTACCTGCGATTCATTCTTCTTTCTATTACTTCCGGGGTAGGTCAACCAATGCTTCTTCCTCTCTCATCAAAATTGGCGACTATGGAGGCGGGGGTGGTGGAGGAGGTGGGGGAATTACCGCAGACAAGTTAGTAGATACTTTGTATTGGAACCCAAATTTGGAAACAAACTCTTCTGGCACTCTAACCTTAGTGGTACCGTTAAGTACTTACGAAACGACTTGGAAAGCCGCTGTCTATGCTTCAACAAATACAACTCAGGTTGGACAAAACGACCTTGACTTTACAGTTAGTAAATAA
- a CDS encoding AI-2E family transporter, whose protein sequence is MENTTTVEISPKTIAFTIFLLVALVFAWQIRGILIALGISVILMSGFAPLVDRFEKVGLPKALAVGLTYLIAIGGLGALLFFILPPLIEQTRIFVADLPVYIQRITNYLDGLGLPVVTSDHLFQLASERVNDALANALALLLNAFNGILVFVSIAVFSFYLLLERDKIKESIFLFFPNMPKVETLRIAHQIEKQLGAWVRGQLILMFLVGLAVWVGLSLLRVEFALPLAVIAGLLETVAVIGPILAVVPALIIVLATGSSPLVLLGVVALYTLIQQFENYFIVPEVMKEVVGLSPLVTIISILVGGSLFGALGAAIAVPTAAALQVVVIHFRDARRHSLNPKS, encoded by the coding sequence ATGGAAAATACAACTACAGTTGAAATTTCCCCCAAAACTATCGCTTTCACTATTTTTTTGCTGGTGGCCTTGGTCTTTGCTTGGCAGATTCGGGGTATTTTGATCGCCTTGGGGATTTCGGTGATTTTGATGAGTGGTTTTGCTCCACTTGTCGACCGTTTTGAGAAAGTAGGTCTTCCCAAAGCCTTGGCTGTTGGGTTGACTTATTTAATTGCTATCGGTGGGCTTGGCGCGCTCCTATTTTTCATCCTTCCACCGCTCATTGAGCAAACTAGGATCTTTGTGGCTGATCTTCCAGTCTATATCCAACGGATAACTAATTATTTGGACGGTCTGGGATTGCCAGTCGTGACCTCTGATCATTTGTTTCAACTTGCCAGCGAGAGAGTTAACGATGCTCTGGCCAATGCCCTTGCCTTGTTGCTGAACGCTTTTAACGGTATTTTGGTTTTTGTTTCAATTGCAGTTTTCAGTTTTTACTTGCTTTTGGAAAGAGACAAAATCAAGGAAAGCATTTTTCTCTTTTTTCCCAACATGCCAAAAGTAGAAACACTAAGGATCGCCCATCAGATTGAAAAGCAGTTGGGTGCTTGGGTTCGTGGGCAATTAATTTTAATGTTTTTGGTCGGACTCGCTGTTTGGGTCGGGCTTAGCCTACTAAGAGTTGAGTTTGCCCTTCCTTTGGCGGTGATCGCGGGTTTGCTAGAAACAGTTGCGGTCATCGGTCCAATTCTTGCAGTCGTACCGGCACTGATCATTGTTTTGGCGACGGGTTCCTCACCCTTAGTTTTGCTCGGTGTAGTCGCCCTTTACACCCTGATTCAACAGTTCGAAAACTACTTCATTGTTCCCGAAGTCATGAAAGAAGTAGTCGGCTTGAGTCCTTTGGTCACTATCATCTCAATTTTGGTGGGAGGGAGCCTTTTTGGTGCTCTCGGGGCAGCGATTGCTGTTCCAACGGCCGCAGCTTTGCAAGTGGTTGTCATTCATTTTCGCGACGCTCGTCGCCACTCTCTAAACCCTAAAAGTTGA
- a CDS encoding AI-2E family transporter → MRSKSWLFIYFLLGLLVLAYLIRDILTPFILAGLLAYVLNPVVKLLERYLKIHRVVAILLIYLVVFGLVIYTVTWLGGKLLYEISQLQIEVKDINYLSQNAVARLPEWTIAGQSVGFQSAARAVLIGLNTAISHTQDSLLTIFTGALSRVLQVLVFLVATFYFLKDGQHLVRAIKSRFSSHHQEDVERLLGQINNALGGYLRGQIILVFIMSIATSIALVILGVPFALIIGVLTGFLELIPFIGPIAAGGLAATTGYVLGVNRFGLDPMTLAIVIVLIYFVLRQIEDYFVIPQLLGRLTRLHPMVVLFAVLAGGKLAGPIGFILGVPIAASARILLDYFWTKSSD, encoded by the coding sequence ATGAGATCAAAAAGCTGGTTGTTTATCTACTTTTTGCTCGGTTTACTTGTCCTTGCTTATCTAATTCGGGATATTCTTACCCCCTTCATTCTAGCTGGGCTGCTTGCTTACGTTTTGAACCCAGTGGTAAAACTCCTGGAACGATATTTGAAGATACATCGAGTGGTGGCCATCTTGCTGATCTACTTAGTTGTTTTTGGACTGGTGATTTACACAGTCACTTGGCTTGGTGGAAAACTGCTCTACGAAATAAGTCAGCTACAAATTGAAGTCAAGGATATCAACTATCTTAGTCAGAACGCAGTGGCGCGCTTGCCCGAATGGACGATCGCTGGACAAAGTGTTGGTTTTCAGTCAGCCGCAAGAGCGGTTCTGATTGGTTTAAACACTGCTATCAGTCACACGCAAGACTCACTCCTGACGATTTTTACCGGGGCTTTGTCCAGGGTTTTGCAAGTTTTAGTTTTTCTGGTAGCCACTTTCTACTTTCTCAAAGATGGTCAGCATCTAGTTCGGGCGATTAAAAGCCGGTTTTCTTCACACCATCAAGAAGATGTAGAAAGACTGCTTGGGCAAATCAACAACGCTCTGGGGGGTTATTTGCGCGGCCAAATAATCTTGGTTTTCATAATGAGCATTGCCACTAGTATTGCTCTAGTAATTCTTGGAGTTCCCTTTGCTTTGATTATTGGGGTTTTGACTGGGTTTTTGGAACTGATACCTTTCATCGGCCCAATCGCGGCTGGAGGTTTGGCCGCGACCACAGGCTATGTACTTGGAGTCAATCGTTTTGGGTTGGATCCGATGACCCTGGCAATTGTTATCGTTTTGATTTACTTTGTCCTTCGTCAGATTGAAGATTACTTCGTTATACCGCAGTTGTTAGGCCGGCTTACTCGGCTCCACCCAATGGTAGTGCTTTTTGCCGTTTTGGCAGGGGGGAAACTGGCTGGGCCAATTGGGTTTATACTGGGAGTACCGATCGCTGCTTCGGCAAGAATTTTGTTAGATTATTTTTGGACCAAAAGCTCTGATTGA
- the miaA gene encoding tRNA (adenosine(37)-N6)-dimethylallyltransferase MiaA has product MNKLLVIVGPTGTGKTSLALELAKKFDGELVSADSRQIFSGMDVGTGKVEFRMKNEELNSSQAQRLLSSKVRINERFEKHDGFWRVEGIPIHLYDVVDPDERFSVAQFQQLALEKIAEIISRKKLPILVGGTGLYVQAITEGLKIPKVAPDTALRESLEKKSTERLLGLLLEIDPASYKKIDQNNRRRITRALEVYQATGKPFSELREKYKVNFDLLILGLTATRERLYENTDQRVDEWFGSGAFQKEVEALLQDYPQDLPSFTSLGYQDVIGLLTSRLTLEEAIQRTKFKHHAYIRRQLTWFRKMGKINWFNIEALDKKEMKRLIQSWLTVSEETPTT; this is encoded by the coding sequence ATGAACAAACTACTAGTCATTGTTGGTCCGACCGGAACCGGAAAAACCAGTCTCGCCCTGGAACTAGCAAAAAAATTCGACGGCGAGCTAGTCAGTGCTGACAGCCGGCAAATTTTTTCTGGTATGGATGTTGGGACAGGTAAAGTTGAATTCAGAATGAAGAATGAAGAATTAAACTCCTCGCAAGCTCAGAGACTGCTTTCTTCGAAAGTAAGAATTAACGAGAGGTTTGAGAAGCATGACGGTTTTTGGCGAGTTGAGGGAATACCAATTCACCTTTATGATGTAGTCGATCCAGATGAGCGCTTTTCAGTTGCGCAGTTTCAGCAGTTGGCTTTAGAAAAAATTGCTGAAATCATTTCCAGAAAGAAACTACCGATTTTGGTTGGTGGCACCGGGCTCTACGTCCAAGCAATCACGGAAGGGCTGAAAATTCCCAAAGTTGCTCCGGACACGGCCCTGCGTGAATCGCTAGAAAAGAAATCTACGGAACGCTTGCTAGGCCTGCTTCTCGAAATTGATCCGGCTAGTTACAAAAAAATTGACCAAAACAACCGCCGCCGCATCACCCGAGCTTTGGAAGTTTACCAGGCAACTGGAAAACCCTTTTCGGAGCTTAGGGAAAAATACAAAGTTAATTTTGACTTACTTATTCTCGGTTTGACCGCAACCCGGGAAAGGCTTTATGAAAACACTGATCAGCGCGTCGATGAGTGGTTCGGCTCAGGAGCTTTTCAAAAAGAAGTTGAAGCTTTGTTGCAAGACTATCCGCAGGATCTACCAAGTTTTACTTCTTTGGGTTATCAAGATGTCATTGGTCTTTTGACAAGTAGGTTGACTCTAGAGGAAGCAATCCAAAGAACAAAATTCAAGCACCATGCTTATATTCGCCGACAGCTGACCTGGTTTCGAAAAATGGGAAAAATCAACTGGTTCAATATTGAGGCGCTGGACAAAAAGGAAATGAAACGACTCATCCAAAGCTGGCTTACCGTTTCTGAAGAAACTCCTACTACTTGA
- a CDS encoding trehalase family glycosidase: protein MKIPAQDVIDKAKQVIYGNLKTGYSNWAKMEYKYICPSRHHYSHQWFWDSCFHAIVLSHFDPELAKNELRNLTKMQREDGFIPHVIFWDPPLLSLHGAALESKFSLFPKTTELIQPPLLAEAVNAIYQKDKDRYFLVEMLPKLTDYYSWLADNRDPDRDGLLSIIAPYESGMDQSPSYDEVCDIRSKTKLGVAIGCRKVTLRHMLHNYDLKKIFAEDYFNVEDVFVNSIYIKNLKVLVRLLESFGEEKQAKKFSLIAKKAQDNLIAKCFDEKTNFFFDTYSKEEKNTTAKTIKGLMPLILGIDEKIAKNLVTKHLSNKDEFDLPYPVPTVAADDPDFRARPTMIFGEPLIWRGPTWISTNWYLVNGLREHGFGQQAEKIVEASVGLVRQQGFREFFDPISGKGFGAEDFSWSTLVVDMIQN, encoded by the coding sequence ATGAAAATCCCTGCCCAGGATGTTATAGATAAAGCCAAGCAAGTTATCTACGGCAACCTCAAGACTGGCTACTCCAACTGGGCCAAGATGGAGTACAAATATATTTGTCCTTCGCGCCATCACTACTCTCACCAATGGTTTTGGGATAGCTGTTTTCACGCTATCGTTCTTTCCCACTTTGATCCGGAACTAGCTAAAAATGAGCTGCGCAATTTGACGAAAATGCAGCGAGAGGATGGTTTCATCCCACACGTCATTTTTTGGGACCCACCGCTGCTTTCCTTACACGGAGCAGCTCTTGAGTCGAAGTTTTCTCTTTTTCCGAAGACCACGGAGTTGATCCAGCCGCCACTTTTGGCAGAGGCAGTGAACGCAATTTATCAAAAAGACAAAGACCGCTATTTTTTGGTAGAGATGCTACCTAAACTGACTGATTATTACTCGTGGCTTGCGGACAACCGCGATCCGGATCGCGACGGCTTACTTTCCATCATTGCTCCTTATGAATCAGGTATGGATCAGTCGCCAAGCTACGATGAAGTCTGTGATATTCGTAGCAAAACCAAGTTGGGAGTTGCGATCGGCTGCCGCAAAGTGACCTTGCGCCACATGCTTCACAACTATGACCTGAAGAAAATTTTTGCCGAAGACTATTTCAACGTTGAGGATGTTTTTGTAAATTCTATTTATATTAAAAACTTAAAAGTTCTAGTTCGACTACTTGAAAGTTTTGGGGAAGAAAAACAAGCTAAAAAGTTTTCTTTAATTGCCAAAAAAGCTCAGGACAATCTAATTGCGAAATGTTTTGATGAAAAAACAAACTTTTTCTTCGATACCTATTCCAAAGAAGAGAAAAACACAACCGCAAAAACGATCAAAGGACTGATGCCTTTGATTCTGGGTATCGATGAGAAAATTGCTAAAAATTTGGTGACAAAACACCTGTCCAACAAAGATGAGTTTGACCTACCTTATCCAGTTCCAACAGTAGCCGCTGATGATCCTGATTTTCGAGCCCGACCAACCATGATTTTTGGAGAGCCCTTGATTTGGCGCGGACCAACCTGGATCAGCACCAACTGGTACCTAGTTAATGGGTTGAGGGAACACGGTTTTGGGCAGCAGGCAGAAAAAATTGTTGAGGCCTCAGTTGGGCTAGTGCGACAGCAGGGTTTCCGAGAATTTTTCGATCCCATCAGCGGCAAAGGCTTTGGAGCTGAAGATTTCAGCTGGTCGACTTTGGTGGTGGATATGATTCAGAATTAA
- a CDS encoding PD-(D/E)XK nuclease family protein, with protein sequence MAFNPNTIWVSHTSLNDFGKCKQLYYLRGLYRDQKYGNNFRIQVASPYLSLGEAVHDAIDQLIKRYPKGERSKDKLFYEFNRGWKLKPGKVGGFQSESQEKEFKARGEAMLERFWKHEHFKNSEPILVDFPKLPLIGQDEAILVGNFDWLEKNESGLHILDFKTGQNEEEEGSRQLPLYAILGEHVLKKPVTKVSYWYLDKDDEPVEMTLPDLGGTLDEVKTQALEMQKAVNSKDFACTTDVGYCRACHDYHAAINDIAEHVATDFKRKREVFFLPT encoded by the coding sequence ATGGCTTTTAATCCGAACACCATCTGGGTTTCACACACCAGCCTCAATGATTTTGGGAAATGCAAACAGCTCTACTATTTGCGCGGTCTTTATCGCGACCAAAAGTATGGTAATAACTTTCGAATTCAAGTCGCCTCACCCTATTTAAGTCTCGGAGAAGCGGTGCATGACGCCATTGACCAATTGATCAAGCGCTACCCAAAAGGCGAAAGAAGCAAGGACAAGCTCTTTTATGAGTTTAACCGAGGCTGGAAACTAAAACCAGGCAAGGTGGGTGGCTTTCAATCAGAGTCTCAGGAAAAAGAATTCAAGGCTCGTGGAGAAGCCATGCTCGAGCGCTTTTGGAAACACGAGCATTTCAAAAATAGTGAGCCAATTTTAGTCGATTTTCCAAAGCTTCCCTTGATCGGTCAGGATGAGGCTATTCTCGTAGGCAATTTTGATTGGCTCGAAAAAAATGAATCCGGGCTACATATACTAGACTTCAAAACTGGCCAGAACGAAGAAGAGGAGGGCTCCCGCCAGCTTCCACTTTACGCGATACTGGGTGAGCACGTACTGAAGAAACCGGTGACCAAAGTCAGCTACTGGTATCTCGACAAAGACGATGAGCCAGTTGAGATGACTCTTCCGGATTTGGGGGGAACTCTAGATGAAGTAAAAACACAAGCATTAGAAATGCAAAAGGCTGTGAATAGCAAGGATTTTGCTTGTACCACAGATGTCGGCTACTGCCGAGCCTGTCATGATTATCATGCGGCAATTAATGATATTGCCGAACACGTCGCCACTGATTTCAAACGCAAACGTGAGGTCTTTTTCCTTCCAACTTGA